The following coding sequences are from one Novosphingobium sp. Gsoil 351 window:
- a CDS encoding aminopeptidase P family protein codes for MHTHESRLDALRKELARQDLDGFVVPISDEHMSEYVGGYAQRLAWLTGFGGSAGTAVVLKDSAAMFVDGRYTLQVRDQVDGRFWDYQSVPQTSVAKWLGEHAPEGARIGYDAWLHGKPWADAVRRALADKGGELVAVERNPIDAVWQDRPEPSDAPATVHATEHAGKSSQEKRAAIAEWLGEKKLDAVVIAALDSLAWLFNIRGADVERTPVALGFALVHADGTADLFMPEAKLPAEVRAHLGNAVRAHPREAFVPALGELGGKRVGVDPERSVHAIFAALEAADATIIELRDPCVLAKAVKNEAEKAGQRAAQARDGAALSKFLKWLAEAAPAGTETELSAAAQLRARRDETGVLKDLSFDTISGAGPNAAIPHYRVSEESNRRIEPNSVYLVDSGGQYLDGTTDVTRTVWIGPGQPPAEVRDRFTRVLKGHIALARAVFPQGTVGSQLDGFARQFLWAAGLDYAHGTGHGVGSFLSVHEGPQRIAKSGGGQAGTEQELLAGMILSNEPGYYKSGEYGIRIENLVLVEPREIAGAEGPFLGFETLTFAPIDRALVDTALLTAEETAWWNGYHAEVLAKLGPRLSGEERAWLDGACAPL; via the coding sequence ATGCACACCCACGAATCACGCCTCGATGCGCTGCGCAAGGAACTGGCGCGGCAAGACCTCGATGGCTTCGTAGTCCCGATTTCCGACGAGCACATGAGCGAGTACGTCGGCGGCTATGCCCAGCGGCTCGCCTGGCTGACCGGGTTCGGCGGCTCGGCGGGAACCGCGGTCGTGCTGAAAGACAGCGCGGCAATGTTCGTGGATGGGCGCTACACCCTGCAAGTCCGAGACCAGGTCGACGGGCGGTTCTGGGACTACCAGAGTGTGCCCCAGACCAGCGTTGCCAAGTGGCTTGGCGAACACGCACCCGAAGGCGCGCGGATCGGCTACGATGCCTGGCTACACGGCAAGCCCTGGGCCGACGCGGTGCGCAGGGCGCTGGCCGACAAGGGTGGCGAACTGGTCGCTGTGGAACGCAACCCGATCGATGCGGTCTGGCAGGACCGGCCCGAGCCTTCGGACGCTCCCGCCACGGTCCACGCCACCGAGCATGCGGGCAAATCCAGCCAGGAAAAGCGCGCGGCGATCGCCGAGTGGCTGGGCGAGAAGAAGCTCGACGCAGTGGTGATCGCCGCGCTCGATTCGCTCGCCTGGCTTTTCAACATCCGCGGCGCGGACGTCGAGCGTACGCCCGTTGCGCTGGGCTTTGCGCTGGTCCACGCCGACGGCACTGCCGACCTGTTCATGCCCGAGGCCAAGCTGCCCGCCGAGGTCCGCGCGCATCTCGGCAACGCGGTGCGGGCCCACCCGCGCGAGGCGTTCGTGCCCGCGCTCGGCGAGCTTGGGGGCAAGCGTGTCGGGGTCGATCCCGAACGTTCGGTCCACGCAATCTTCGCCGCGCTCGAGGCCGCCGACGCGACGATCATCGAACTGCGCGATCCCTGCGTGCTAGCCAAGGCGGTCAAGAATGAGGCCGAGAAGGCCGGGCAGCGCGCCGCGCAGGCGCGCGACGGGGCTGCGCTCAGCAAGTTTCTCAAGTGGCTGGCCGAGGCCGCGCCTGCGGGCACCGAAACCGAGCTGTCCGCCGCCGCACAGCTCCGCGCGCGCCGCGACGAGACCGGAGTGCTTAAGGACCTGTCGTTCGATACCATCAGCGGCGCGGGACCGAACGCGGCCATTCCACACTACCGAGTCAGTGAGGAATCGAACCGGCGGATCGAGCCCAACAGCGTCTACCTGGTCGATTCCGGCGGGCAGTACCTCGACGGCACCACCGACGTGACGCGGACTGTGTGGATCGGTCCGGGTCAGCCTCCCGCCGAGGTCCGCGACCGCTTCACCCGCGTGCTCAAGGGCCACATCGCGCTGGCGCGGGCGGTATTCCCGCAAGGGACGGTCGGCAGCCAACTCGACGGCTTCGCGCGCCAGTTCTTGTGGGCCGCCGGTCTTGATTACGCGCACGGCACCGGCCACGGGGTGGGCAGTTTCCTATCGGTTCACGAAGGTCCACAGCGGATCGCCAAGTCGGGCGGGGGTCAGGCCGGGACCGAGCAGGAACTGCTCGCCGGGATGATCCTGTCCAACGAGCCGGGCTACTACAAGTCGGGCGAGTACGGCATCCGAATCGAGAACCTGGTGCTCGTGGAGCCGCGCGAGATTGCTGGCGCGGAAGGTCCGTTCTTGGGCTTCGAGACACTGACTTTCGCCCCGATCGACCGCGCGCTGGTCGATACCGCGCTCCTGACCGCGGAGGAGACCGCGTGGTGGAACGGCTATCATGCCGAGGTGCTGGCCAAACTGGGCCCGCGGCTCTCGGGCGAAGAGCGAGCTTGGCTGGACGGCGCCTGCGCCCCCTTGTGA
- a CDS encoding ATP-binding protein: MPVWPRSLQGQLLLAIAVALLIAQGVSAALIYRAQAERREAALVSAAAFRLTGGEGRDRPGPIARGERMGLRVGASSPQFAGEARDTRAEIALADILTREGVAFDRVVVLDRPLARDAYARDWLARNHDRVVRRMHEPPSELVVAALRRTDGQWLSARVVVPPGERRLLRSLLLQALFTYAVLIGAVALVLRRITRPLAALTRRMERFAGTRDGSEPLAVEGPDDVRRLIAAHNALETRIATLLDEKDVMLGAIGHDLKTPLAALRVRIENVEDDAERGKMAATIEDINRSLDDILSLARVGRPSDPLEPTELGALAAAVVEEYEDQGKPVTIAEGPRIVLHARATWLRRGLRNLIDNALRYGQRARVSLVREGGMAVIRIEDDGPGIPADEIVRMLEPFTRLEGSRNSATGGAGLGLTLARAVAEQHGGALRLANRRDGTGLIASVSLPLV; this comes from the coding sequence GTGCCGGTCTGGCCGCGAAGCCTGCAAGGTCAACTGCTGCTCGCGATCGCGGTGGCGCTGCTGATCGCGCAGGGCGTCAGCGCGGCGCTGATCTATCGCGCCCAAGCTGAACGACGCGAAGCCGCGCTGGTTTCGGCGGCTGCGTTCCGCCTGACCGGGGGCGAGGGGCGCGACCGCCCCGGGCCGATCGCGCGAGGCGAGCGGATGGGGCTGCGGGTGGGAGCCTCGTCGCCCCAATTCGCCGGCGAGGCTCGCGACACCCGCGCCGAGATAGCGCTGGCGGATATTCTCACTCGCGAGGGAGTGGCCTTCGACCGAGTTGTCGTGCTCGACCGCCCCCTGGCGCGCGATGCCTATGCACGCGATTGGCTCGCTCGAAATCACGATCGAGTCGTGCGCCGAATGCACGAGCCGCCCAGCGAGCTGGTGGTGGCCGCGCTCCGCCGCACCGATGGCCAATGGCTGAGCGCGCGCGTGGTGGTGCCGCCGGGCGAGCGTCGCCTGCTGCGCTCGCTCCTGCTCCAGGCGCTGTTCACGTATGCCGTGCTGATCGGCGCGGTGGCGCTGGTCCTGCGGCGGATCACCCGGCCTTTGGCGGCGCTGACCCGGCGCATGGAGCGCTTTGCCGGCACCCGCGATGGAAGCGAACCGCTCGCCGTCGAAGGCCCCGACGACGTCCGCCGGCTGATCGCCGCGCACAACGCACTCGAAACGCGGATCGCCACGCTGCTCGATGAGAAGGACGTCATGCTCGGCGCGATCGGCCACGATCTCAAGACCCCGCTGGCGGCGCTGCGGGTACGGATTGAGAATGTCGAGGACGATGCCGAGCGCGGCAAGATGGCGGCGACCATCGAGGACATCAACCGCAGCCTTGACGACATCCTCAGCCTCGCGCGCGTCGGGCGTCCCTCCGATCCACTCGAACCGACCGAACTCGGCGCGCTGGCGGCGGCGGTGGTCGAAGAATACGAGGACCAGGGCAAGCCAGTGACGATCGCCGAAGGTCCGCGGATCGTACTGCACGCACGCGCCACCTGGCTGCGGCGCGGCCTGCGCAACCTGATCGACAACGCGCTGCGCTATGGCCAACGCGCCCGGGTTTCCCTGGTCCGCGAAGGCGGCATGGCGGTGATCCGGATCGAGGACGACGGCCCCGGGATTCCCGCGGACGAGATCGTCCGGATGCTCGAGCCGTTCACTCGCCTCGAGGGTAGTCGCAACTCCGCCACGGGCGGCGCGGGTCTGGGGCTGACTCTCGCCCGCGCGGTCGCCGAGCAGCACGGCGGAGCGCTGCGCCTGGCCAATCGGCGCGATGGGACGGGACTGATCGCTAGCGTTTCGTTACCGCTGGTGTGA
- a CDS encoding S9 family peptidase yields MTLATPPVAAKKPSTVTYHGVELTDDYAWLRDPGYPEVADTEILAHLAAENAWFEARMAPHQPLVETLLKEMRGRIKEADKSVPQRDGDWLYWIEFEDGAEYKKWWRRPVSGGEDELILDEVALAEGHEYFRLGAISVSNDGKLLAWSVDDNGSERFTARIKVIATGEVLADEIPGTLSGLVWVANDTGLVYSLANEQWRTDNARLHWLGQPLSDDIELFHEDDEGFRVGSSLSANQKWLIVGTSDHETSEVRLVPAADPLATPILVRPRQTGVEYDIDERNGVLFVHTNDTHENFRLATAPLDNPGEWTTLVEGTDDFYLTGFDLFRDFYVTEGRVRGLDTIEVRYYDDPARIEPIVFPEASFSAGLGDNPEWAMDTLRLSYESMVSPATVFDYSVTTRTMEVLKVQEIPSGYDTSLYVTERLEIPAHDGTAIPVSVVYRRDRQRGGPLHLYGYGAYGISIDPGFSTTRLSLVDRGFAYAIAHIRGGDDLGRAWYKAGKLERRANTFTDFVDAAHGLISRGFTQAGSISISGGSAGGELVGAVLNSDPALWGAAVAHVPFVDVLATMLDASLPLTPGEWPEWGNPIEDRAAFDLIRGYSPYDNVRVQDYPPLLVTAGLNDPRVTYWEPAKWVARLRELKTDANELLLKTNMGAGHGGKSGRFESLRETAEEFAFILWQLGVAA; encoded by the coding sequence ATGACTCTTGCCACACCTCCCGTCGCCGCCAAGAAGCCTTCCACCGTCACCTACCACGGCGTCGAGCTGACCGACGACTATGCCTGGCTGCGCGACCCCGGCTATCCCGAGGTCGCGGACACCGAAATCCTCGCCCACCTTGCCGCCGAGAACGCCTGGTTCGAAGCGCGGATGGCGCCGCACCAGCCTCTGGTCGAGACACTGCTCAAGGAAATGCGCGGGCGGATAAAGGAGGCGGACAAGTCGGTCCCGCAGAGGGACGGCGACTGGCTCTACTGGATCGAGTTCGAGGACGGCGCCGAATACAAGAAGTGGTGGCGCAGGCCGGTCTCAGGCGGCGAGGACGAGTTGATTCTCGATGAAGTCGCATTGGCCGAAGGCCATGAGTATTTCCGGCTCGGCGCGATCAGCGTCTCCAACGACGGCAAGCTTCTCGCCTGGTCGGTCGACGACAATGGCTCCGAACGCTTCACCGCCAGAATCAAGGTCATCGCCACCGGCGAAGTGCTGGCCGACGAGATCCCCGGTACGCTCTCCGGGCTGGTGTGGGTCGCGAACGACACCGGCCTGGTCTATTCGCTTGCCAACGAACAGTGGCGGACTGACAACGCCCGGCTTCACTGGCTGGGCCAGCCGCTGTCCGACGACATCGAACTGTTTCACGAGGACGACGAGGGCTTTCGCGTCGGATCGTCGCTTTCGGCCAACCAGAAGTGGTTGATCGTGGGGACCAGCGACCATGAGACCAGCGAGGTCCGACTGGTCCCAGCCGCCGATCCGCTCGCAACGCCGATCCTCGTCCGCCCGCGTCAGACCGGCGTCGAGTACGACATCGACGAGCGCAACGGCGTATTGTTCGTCCACACCAACGACACCCATGAGAACTTCCGCCTGGCCACCGCGCCACTCGACAACCCGGGCGAGTGGACCACGCTGGTCGAGGGCACCGACGACTTCTATCTCACCGGCTTCGATCTGTTTCGCGATTTCTACGTGACCGAGGGCCGGGTTCGCGGGCTCGATACGATCGAAGTGCGCTACTACGACGACCCGGCGAGGATCGAGCCGATCGTGTTTCCGGAAGCGAGCTTTTCGGCCGGGCTGGGCGACAATCCCGAGTGGGCGATGGACACGCTGCGGCTGAGCTACGAGAGCATGGTCAGCCCGGCGACGGTGTTCGACTACAGCGTCACCACGCGGACGATGGAGGTGCTGAAAGTCCAGGAAATCCCGTCGGGCTACGACACCTCGCTCTACGTCACCGAACGCCTCGAAATCCCTGCTCACGACGGCACCGCGATCCCGGTCAGCGTCGTCTACCGCCGCGACCGCCAACGCGGCGGCCCACTTCATCTGTATGGCTACGGCGCCTACGGCATCAGCATCGACCCCGGCTTCTCGACCACCCGGCTTTCGCTGGTGGATCGCGGCTTCGCCTATGCCATCGCCCATATCCGCGGCGGCGACGATTTGGGGCGGGCGTGGTACAAGGCGGGGAAGCTCGAGCGCCGCGCCAACACCTTCACCGATTTCGTCGATGCTGCCCATGGCCTGATCTCGCGCGGTTTCACCCAAGCTGGCAGCATCAGCATCTCGGGCGGATCGGCCGGGGGGGAGCTGGTCGGCGCCGTCCTCAACAGCGATCCGGCACTGTGGGGCGCGGCGGTGGCGCATGTGCCGTTCGTCGATGTCTTGGCGACGATGCTCGATGCCTCGCTGCCGCTGACCCCCGGCGAGTGGCCGGAATGGGGCAACCCCATAGAGGATCGGGCCGCTTTCGACCTGATCCGCGGCTACAGCCCCTACGACAACGTGCGCGTGCAGGACTATCCGCCGCTGCTGGTCACCGCCGGCCTCAACGACCCGCGAGTGACCTATTGGGAACCGGCCAAGTGGGTCGCCCGGCTGCGCGAACTGAAGACCGACGCCAACGAGCTGCTGCTCAAGACCAACATGGGCGCGGGCCACGGCGGCAAATCGGGGCGGTTCGAGAGCTTGCGCGAGACCGCCGAGGAGTTCGCGTTCATCCTGTGGCAGTTGGGAGTCGCGGCGTGA
- a CDS encoding VOC family protein has translation MIGYVTVGTNDIARAAKFYDAIAAELDTPRMMEFENFIAWAKPGGGAGIAATKPFDGNAASVGNGVMVAFEAKDEAQVQRLYDIALANGGTDEGAPGPRGEGFYAGYFRDPDGNKLNAFVMS, from the coding sequence ATGATTGGTTATGTTACCGTCGGCACCAACGACATCGCCCGCGCGGCGAAATTCTACGACGCGATCGCCGCTGAGCTGGATACCCCGCGAATGATGGAGTTCGAAAACTTCATCGCCTGGGCCAAGCCGGGCGGAGGTGCAGGTATCGCCGCGACGAAACCGTTCGACGGCAACGCGGCGAGTGTCGGAAACGGCGTGATGGTCGCATTCGAGGCGAAGGACGAGGCGCAGGTCCAGCGGCTCTACGACATCGCGCTGGCCAACGGCGGAACCGACGAGGGCGCGCCCGGGCCACGCGGCGAAGGATTTTACGCGGGCTATTTCCGCGATCCCGACGGCAACAAGCTCAACGCCTTCGTGATGAGCTGA
- a CDS encoding M1 family metallopeptidase: protein MTIRTVALAASLLLAGTAMLTPVASAQPATPPQPLAKSVPSDLPRTARPLHYAIAIEPDAANLTFAGQSSAEIEVFAETSELLLHAVDLKIAEARLVPAAGGVAIPLKIALDEGNQLARFAAPSPITPGRYTLTTRYSGTIYTQANGLFALDYNDTATGQPRRGLFTQFEAPDARRFAPLFDEPSYKATFDLSAIVPAAQMAVSNMPVAREEQLSGGRKRVTFATSPKMSSYLLFFGTGDFERIARKASNGTEVGVVVPRGKIPQGGYALDSLAELVPYYSDYFAQPYPLPKLDEVTGPGQSQFFGAMENWGAIFTFEYFLLNDPALTSAAGKQNIYTGVAHETAHQWFGDLVTMAWWDDLWLNEGFASWMETKASDHFNPSWNALLDRVGGREAAMGQDGFVTTHPIVQKIRTVEETNQAFDSITYSKGEAVISMLEAYAGPDIWRSGLRAYMKDRAYGNATTQDLWHAVEAAGAPGLTAIASDFTNQPGIPLVRVAEARCVGGHTRLVLEQSQFSRDRKADVAAQPLRWRVPLLLTPRGGKPTRIVLKDGRAEATVASCAPVVVNGGQLGYFRTLYPAPTLAGLTKNLSRLAPIDQLGLVKDNLALSRASYQPMTPALDLLAAVPVKGDATVAAGAVDEWGKLYDSLAAEPAEQARLGARIARQWRPRMVALGFEPRTGETLPQAQLRAGLIAMLGKQGDPAVVAEARRRFARLPADPRALDGPLKTEWLRIVAGNATRAEWDALAALAKSSPALVERSTYFGLLGRASDPALAQATLDLALTDTPPPTVRAAMVRAVAEGHADLAFGYAMAHRAQIEALVDDSSQASYFAGLASTAQDPTTLTALQAYGAGLKPDQRKPVARVLGQIRQRLADTAAQVAGTKAWLAGKR, encoded by the coding sequence ATGACTATCCGCACGGTGGCGCTGGCCGCCAGTCTCCTGCTCGCAGGCACGGCAATGCTCACGCCAGTCGCCTCAGCTCAGCCCGCAACGCCGCCGCAGCCGCTTGCCAAATCAGTGCCCAGCGACCTGCCGCGGACTGCACGCCCGCTGCACTATGCGATCGCGATCGAACCCGACGCTGCCAACCTGACCTTTGCCGGCCAGAGCAGCGCCGAGATCGAGGTTTTCGCCGAAACGTCCGAACTCTTGCTTCACGCAGTCGACCTAAAGATTGCCGAGGCCCGTCTGGTACCTGCGGCGGGGGGCGTGGCGATCCCGCTCAAGATCGCGCTCGACGAAGGCAACCAGCTTGCCCGCTTCGCCGCGCCCTCGCCGATCACGCCGGGCCGCTACACGCTGACCACGCGCTATTCCGGGACAATCTACACCCAGGCCAACGGATTGTTCGCGCTAGACTACAACGACACCGCTACCGGCCAACCGCGGCGCGGGCTGTTCACCCAGTTCGAGGCACCTGACGCGCGCCGCTTCGCGCCGCTGTTCGACGAGCCCAGCTACAAGGCGACCTTCGACCTTTCGGCGATCGTGCCGGCGGCGCAGATGGCGGTCAGCAACATGCCGGTCGCGCGCGAGGAGCAGCTGAGCGGCGGGCGCAAGCGGGTGACGTTTGCGACCAGCCCGAAGATGTCGTCGTACTTGCTGTTCTTCGGGACCGGCGATTTCGAACGGATAGCGCGGAAGGCGAGCAACGGCACCGAAGTCGGCGTCGTCGTGCCGCGCGGCAAGATTCCCCAGGGCGGCTACGCGCTCGATTCGCTGGCCGAGCTCGTCCCCTATTATTCGGACTATTTCGCGCAGCCCTATCCACTGCCGAAGCTCGACGAGGTGACCGGTCCCGGCCAGTCGCAGTTCTTCGGGGCGATGGAGAACTGGGGGGCGATCTTCACCTTCGAGTATTTCCTGCTGAACGATCCCGCGCTGACCAGCGCCGCAGGCAAGCAGAATATCTACACCGGGGTTGCGCACGAAACTGCGCACCAGTGGTTTGGCGATCTGGTGACGATGGCTTGGTGGGACGACTTGTGGCTCAACGAAGGCTTCGCGAGCTGGATGGAGACCAAGGCCAGCGACCACTTCAACCCTAGCTGGAACGCGCTGCTCGACCGTGTCGGTGGGCGCGAGGCAGCGATGGGCCAGGACGGTTTCGTGACCACCCATCCGATCGTCCAGAAGATCCGTACCGTCGAGGAAACCAACCAAGCCTTCGATTCCATCACCTATTCCAAGGGCGAGGCGGTGATTTCTATGCTCGAGGCCTATGCCGGGCCGGACATTTGGCGCAGCGGCCTTCGCGCCTACATGAAGGATCGTGCCTATGGCAACGCGACCACGCAGGACCTTTGGCATGCGGTGGAGGCGGCGGGCGCGCCGGGCCTCACTGCGATCGCTAGCGATTTCACCAACCAGCCGGGTATCCCGCTGGTCCGCGTCGCCGAGGCGCGGTGCGTCGGAGGGCATACCCGGCTGGTGCTAGAACAGAGCCAGTTCAGTCGCGACCGCAAGGCTGATGTCGCCGCGCAGCCGCTGCGCTGGCGGGTGCCGTTGCTGCTGACGCCGCGGGGGGGCAAGCCGACCCGCATCGTGCTCAAGGATGGTCGCGCCGAAGCGACCGTGGCGAGTTGCGCGCCGGTCGTCGTCAACGGCGGCCAGCTGGGTTATTTCCGCACGCTCTATCCCGCCCCGACGCTCGCCGGCCTGACCAAAAACCTGTCCAGGCTGGCGCCGATCGATCAGCTCGGTCTGGTGAAGGACAACCTCGCGCTGTCTCGCGCCAGCTATCAGCCGATGACTCCGGCGCTCGATCTGCTGGCAGCGGTTCCGGTCAAGGGCGATGCGACGGTCGCCGCCGGCGCCGTCGACGAGTGGGGCAAGCTCTACGACAGCCTCGCCGCCGAACCGGCGGAGCAGGCGCGCCTCGGGGCGCGGATCGCCCGTCAGTGGCGCCCGCGGATGGTCGCGCTCGGGTTCGAGCCGCGCACCGGCGAGACCTTGCCGCAGGCGCAGCTGCGCGCCGGCCTGATCGCCATGCTGGGCAAGCAGGGCGACCCGGCGGTCGTCGCCGAGGCCCGCCGCCGCTTCGCCCGGCTCCCCGCCGACCCGCGTGCGCTCGACGGGCCGCTCAAGACCGAATGGTTGCGCATCGTGGCGGGCAACGCGACCCGCGCCGAATGGGACGCGCTGGCCGCGCTGGCCAAGTCGAGCCCCGCTCTGGTCGAACGCTCGACCTATTTCGGGCTGCTCGGCCGCGCCAGCGATCCGGCGCTGGCGCAGGCCACGCTCGATCTCGCGCTGACCGACACGCCTCCGCCGACGGTGCGCGCGGCGATGGTCCGCGCGGTCGCCGAAGGACACGCCGACCTCGCGTTCGGATATGCGATGGCGCACCGCGCCCAGATCGAGGCCCTGGTCGACGATTCCTCGCAGGCGAGCTATTTCGCTGGGCTCGCCTCCACCGCGCAGGATCCAACCACGCTGACCGCGCTTCAAGCTTATGGCGCGGGCCTCAAGCCCGACCAGCGCAAGCCGGTGGCCCGCGTGCTCGGCCAGATCCGCCAGCGCCTGGCCGATACCGCCGCGCAAGTTGCGGGGACCAAGGCGTGGCTGGCCGGCAAGAGATAA
- a CDS encoding thioesterase family protein produces MSDRHAMTFTAGPAHIDELGHVNNTVWVQWIQEIATAHWHAVAAPAHVAAHVWVVTRHEIDYRGNIGLGESVIAETFIPGPPRGAQFDRCVVFRDRVGKTIVSARSTWALLDRASGRLCRVRPEIAASF; encoded by the coding sequence GTGAGCGACCGTCACGCGATGACCTTCACCGCCGGCCCGGCGCACATCGACGAACTGGGCCACGTCAACAACACCGTCTGGGTGCAGTGGATTCAGGAGATCGCGACCGCGCACTGGCATGCGGTCGCCGCGCCCGCGCATGTCGCGGCGCACGTCTGGGTCGTGACCCGCCATGAGATCGACTATCGTGGCAACATCGGCCTGGGCGAGAGCGTGATCGCCGAAACTTTCATTCCCGGCCCGCCGCGCGGAGCGCAGTTCGATCGGTGCGTGGTGTTCCGTGATCGCGTCGGCAAGACGATCGTCTCGGCGCGAAGCACATGGGCGCTGCTCGACCGCGCCAGCGGGCGGCTGTGCCGCGTCCGCCCCGAGATCGCGGCGTCGTTCTAA
- a CDS encoding EF-hand domain-containing protein has translation MKKFTLAAAAATLAMSATALIAAPGDAKRGPDANGDGTITRAEVQAQVAERFAKADANGDGVLNEADKAARTGQMFDRIDTDKNGSISRAEFLAAHSGAGGEHAGMDHGAMFGPGGRPGGRMGGAGMMLRMADTNNDGAVTRDEALAAALKSFDRMDANKDGQVNRAERQAAMQAMGARMRGNGPGGDMPPPPAGDDQ, from the coding sequence ATGAAGAAGTTTACTCTGGCTGCGGCCGCAGCCACTCTGGCGATGAGCGCCACCGCGTTGATCGCCGCGCCCGGCGATGCCAAGCGCGGCCCCGACGCCAATGGCGACGGCACGATCACTCGCGCCGAAGTCCAGGCCCAGGTCGCCGAGCGTTTCGCCAAGGCCGACGCCAATGGCGATGGCGTGCTCAACGAAGCCGACAAGGCGGCGCGGACCGGCCAGATGTTCGATCGCATCGATACCGACAAGAACGGCTCGATCAGCCGCGCCGAGTTCCTCGCCGCGCATTCGGGTGCGGGCGGCGAGCACGCCGGCATGGACCATGGTGCAATGTTCGGTCCAGGAGGTCGCCCCGGCGGACGCATGGGAGGCGCGGGCATGATGCTGCGGATGGCGGATACCAACAACGACGGCGCGGTGACCCGCGACGAAGCGCTGGCCGCGGCGCTCAAGAGCTTCGACCGGATGGACGCCAACAAGGATGGCCAGGTGAACCGCGCGGAGCGCCAGGCCGCGATGCAGGCGATGGGCGCACGGATGCGCGGCAACGGCCCGGGCGGTGACATGCCGCCACCTCCGGCCGGCGACGACCAGTAA
- a CDS encoding response regulator codes for MTAPTESAPTRLLIVDDESALREPLADYLVRQGFAVTQAGTAAEARSRLAEDVPDLVLLDIMMPGEDGLSLCRHLVESRRLPVIFITARGEATDRIVGLEIGADDYVVKPFDPRELVARIRSVLRRANRGPSPASDEYDYEFEGWRLDPLKRRLVDPEGAVVAISSVEFRLLLTFLDHPRQVLDRDRLLDMVQGREAHLFDRAVDNQVSRLRRKIEMDSKNPQLIQTVWGGGYLFAADVRRVPA; via the coding sequence GTGACGGCTCCGACCGAATCTGCGCCAACCCGGCTGCTCATCGTCGATGACGAATCCGCGCTGCGCGAACCCCTGGCGGACTATCTGGTCCGCCAGGGATTTGCCGTGACCCAGGCGGGCACCGCGGCTGAAGCGCGCAGCCGCCTAGCCGAAGACGTCCCCGACCTGGTTCTACTCGACATCATGATGCCGGGCGAGGACGGCCTGTCGCTGTGCCGCCACCTGGTCGAATCGCGCCGGTTGCCCGTCATTTTCATCACCGCCCGCGGCGAGGCGACAGACCGCATCGTTGGGCTCGAGATCGGTGCCGACGACTATGTCGTCAAACCGTTCGACCCCCGCGAGCTGGTCGCCCGTATCCGCAGCGTGCTGCGCCGCGCGAATCGCGGCCCGTCTCCGGCCAGCGACGAGTACGACTACGAATTCGAGGGCTGGCGGCTCGATCCGCTCAAGCGCCGCCTGGTCGATCCCGAAGGCGCCGTGGTGGCGATTTCCTCGGTCGAGTTCCGTCTGCTGCTGACCTTTCTCGATCACCCCCGCCAGGTGCTGGATCGCGACCGCCTGCTCGATATGGTCCAGGGCCGCGAGGCGCATCTTTTCGATCGCGCGGTCGACAATCAGGTCAGCCGCCTGCGCCGCAAGATCGAAATGGACAGCAAGAACCCCCAACTTATCCAGACGGTGTGGGGCGGCGGCTACCTGTTTGCCGCCGATGTGCGCCGGGTGCCTGCCTAG
- a CDS encoding cytochrome b: MGNQAGSVCSTYSRTAILLHWGIAALVLTTIPIGWYGAAYDTDRAQAAIGLHKSIGMIILALSLVRTGWRLSHRPPPLPTTIAPALRWAARATHTAFYVLLLVLPLSGWWMTSADHDRDAFGFGPFAVPFLPVPRGEASAGPAHFVHTNLAWLMMGLVTLHIVAVLKHILFDDEQDIVARMLPAPD, from the coding sequence ATGGGAAACCAGGCCGGATCCGTTTGCTCGACCTATTCGCGCACAGCGATTCTGCTGCACTGGGGAATCGCGGCGTTGGTCCTGACGACGATCCCGATCGGCTGGTATGGCGCGGCCTACGATACCGACAGGGCGCAAGCGGCGATCGGCCTGCACAAGTCGATCGGGATGATCATTCTGGCGCTGTCGCTGGTCCGGACCGGCTGGCGCCTGAGCCACAGGCCACCCCCTCTGCCCACGACCATAGCGCCCGCGCTACGGTGGGCCGCGCGCGCGACCCACACCGCGTTCTACGTGCTGCTGCTCGTTCTCCCGCTGAGCGGCTGGTGGATGACCTCAGCGGACCACGATCGGGACGCATTCGGCTTCGGGCCGTTCGCCGTGCCGTTCCTGCCGGTCCCGCGCGGCGAGGCATCGGCCGGACCCGCGCACTTCGTCCACACCAATCTGGCGTGGCTGATGATGGGGCTCGTCACGCTGCACATCGTCGCGGTGCTCAAGCACATCCTGTTTGACGATGAGCAGGACATAGTCGCGCGAATGCTCCCCGCGCCAGACTGA